From Salvelinus namaycush isolate Seneca chromosome 2, SaNama_1.0, whole genome shotgun sequence, one genomic window encodes:
- the LOC120057872 gene encoding DNA replication licensing factor mcm2-like has product MADSSESYHMATSPSHGSRRGDLTSSPGRDLPPFEDESEGLLGDGPLPGEEEGDDGEELIGDAMERDYRAIPELDRYEEEGLDLDEELSELSPGARAAAEDAMRRRDREQGGRLRRGLLYDSEDEDERPARRRRLAERAADGSGVEGEDDEMIESIENLEDMKGHSVREWVVMAAPRLEIYHRFKNFLRTHVDENGHNVFKEKITDMCKENKESLVVNYEDLAAREHVLAYFLPEAPTEMLKIFDEAAKEVVLAMYPKYDRIAHEIHIRICNLPLVEELRSLRQLHLNQLIRTSGVVTCCTGVLPQLGMVKYNCNKCNFILGPFFQSQNQEVKPGSCPECQSFGPFDINMELTVYQNYQRITIQESPGKIAAGRLPRSKDAILLADLVDQCKPGDEIELTGIYNNNYDGSLNMANGFPVFATVIMANHIARRDNKVAVAELTDEDVKAIVALSKDERIGERIFASIGPSIYGHEDIKRGLALALFGGEPKNPGGKHKVRGDLNVLLCGDPGTAKSQFLKYVEKVASRAVFTTGQGASAVGLTAYVQRHPVTREWTLEAGALVLADRGVCLIDEFDKMNDADRTSIHEAMEQQSISISKAGIVTSLQARCTIIAAANPIGGRYDPSLTFSENVDLTEPIVSRFDVLCVVRDTVDPVQDEMLARFVVGSHIKHHPSNKEAGMAGLEEVVLPNTTDVPPIPQELLRKYIMYSKERVRPKLNQMDQDKVAHIYSDLRKESMATGSIPITVRHIESMIRMAEAHARMHLRDYVVEDDVNMAIRVMLESFIDTQKFSVMRSMRKTFARYLAFRRDNNELLLFILKQLVSEQVAYQRNRYGAQQDTIEIPEKDLVDKARQISIQNLSAFYDSDVFRSNKFSHDMKKKLILQQF; this is encoded by the exons ATGGCG GATTCATCTGAGTCATATCACATGGCGACTAGCCCCAGCCATGGTTCCAGACGGGGAGACCTGACCTCCAGCCCGGGGAGAGACCTGCCCCCCTTCGAGGATGAGTCAGAGGGACTCCTGGGTGATGGTCCCCTgccaggggaggaggagggagatgatGGGGAGGAACTGATAGGAGATGCGATGGAGAG GGACTACCGAGCCATCCCTGAGCTAGACAGGTATGAGGAGGAGGGTCTGGATCTTGATGAGGAGCTGTCGGAGCTGTCTCCTGGAGCCAGGGCTGCAGCTGAGGACGCCAtgaggagaagagacagggagCAGGGAGGCAGGCTGAGGAGAGGTCTACTTTATG AcagtgaggatgaggatgagCGCCCGGCCCGGAGGCGTCGCCTGGCTGAGCGGGCTGCAGATGGGTccggggtggagggagaggatgaTGAGATGATTGAGAGTATTGAGAACCTGGAGGACATGAAG GGTCACTCAGTCAGGGAGTGGGTGGTCATGGCCGCTCCTCGTCTGGAGATATACCACCGCTTTAAGAACTTCCTGCGCACCCACGTGGATGAGAACGGCCACAACGTGTTCAAGGAGAAGATCACCGACATGTGTAAAG AGAACAAGGAGAGTCTGGTGGTGAACTACGAGGACCTAGCAGCCAGGGAGCATGTCCTGGCCTACTTCCTGCCCGAGGCCCCTACTGAGATGCTGAAGATATTTGACGAGGCAGCCAAGGAAGTAGTCCTGGCCATGTACCCCAAATACGACCGCATCGCTCACGAGATCCACATCAGGATCTGCAACCTGCCCCTCGTCGAAGAGCTGCGATCCCTCAG ACAACTCCACCTGAACCAGTTGATCCGTACCAGTGGAGTGGTGACCTGCTGTACAGGTGTTCTGCCACAGCTGGGCATGGTCAAGTACAACTGTAACAAGTGTAACTTCATCCTGGGGCCCTTCTTCCAGTCCCAGAACCAGGAAGTGAAGCCAGGGTCTTGCCCTGAGTGCCAGTCCTTCGGACCTTTTGACATCAATATGGAGTTG ACTGTGTACCAGAACTACCAGCGAATCACCATTCAGGAGAGCCCTGGCAAGATCGCCGCTGGCCGCCTCCCACGCTCCAAAGATGCCATCCTGTTGGCTGACCTGGTGGACCAATGCAAACCTGGAGATGAAATA GAACTGACGGGCATCTACAACAACAACTATGACGGCTCTCTGAACATGGCTAACGGCTTCCCCGTGTTCGCTACGGTCATCATGGCCAATCATATCGCTCGGAGAGACAACAAAGTGGCCGTGGCCGAGCTCACTGACGAGGACGTCAAGGCCATCGTGGCGCTGTCTAAGGACGAGCGCATCGGCGAGAGG ATCTTTGCCAGTATCGGCCCCTCCATTTACGGCCACGAGGACATCAAGAGAGGCCTGGCTCTGGCTCTGTTTGGTGGAGAGCCCAAGAATCCAG GTGGGAAACACAAGGTACGTGGGGACCTTAACGTGCTCCTGTGCGGTGACCCCGGTACGGCCAAGTCCCAGTTCTTGAAGTACGTGGAGAAGGTGGCCAGCAGAGCTGTGTTCACCACCGGCCAGGGAGCCTCCGCTGTGGGCCTGACCGCCTACGTACAGAGACACCCAGTCACCAGGGAGTGGACACTGGAGGCTGGAGCCCTGGTGTTAGCGGACAGAGGAGTCTGTCTCATCGACGAGTTTGATAAG ATGAACGATGCAGACAGGACCAGTATCCACGAGGCCATGGAACAACAGAGCATCTCCATCTCCAAGGCTGGCATCGTCACCTCGCTCCAGGCACGCTGTACCATCATCGCTGCTGCCAACCCTATCGGTGGTCGCTACGACCCGTCTCTGACCTTCTCTGAGAACGTGGATCTGACCGAGCCTATCGTGTCTCGTTTTGACGTCCTGTGTGTGGTCAGAGATACTGTGGACCCGGTGCAG GATGAGATGCTGGCTCGTTTCGTGGTGGGCAGCCACATTAAGCACCACCCCAGCAACAAGGAAGCTGGGATGGCTGGCTTGGAGGAGGTGGTTCTGCCCAACACCACAGATGTACCTCCTATCCCCCAGGAGCTGCTGAGGAAATACATAATGTACTCCAAGGAAAGAGTCCGGCCCAAACTCAACCAGATGGACCAGGATAAGGTGGCTCACATCTACAGCGACCTACGCAAAGAGTCCATG GCGACGGGCAGTATCCCCATCACGGTGCGTCACATCGAGTCTATGATCCGCATGGCGGAGGCCCACGCCAGGATGCACCTCCGAGACTACGTAGTGGAGGATGACGTCAACATGGCCATCAGAGTCATGCTGGAGAGCTTCATCGACACTCAGAAGTTCAGCGTCATGAGGAGCATGAGGAAG aCGTTTGCCCGTTACCTGGCATTCAGACGAGACAACAATGAGTTGCTGCTCTTCATCCTGAAGCAGCTGGTGTCAGAGCAGGTGGCGTATCAGAGGAACCGGTACGGAGCACAGCAGGACACCATCGAGATCCCAGAGAAAGACCTGGTGGACAAG GCCAGACAGATCAGCATCCAGAACCTGTCAGCGTTCTATGACAGCGACGTGTTCCGATCCAACAAGTTCTCTCACGACATGAAGAAGAAGTTGATTCTGCAACAGTTTTAA